A window of the Halopseudomonas phragmitis genome harbors these coding sequences:
- a CDS encoding cold-shock protein — translation MATGTVKWFNDTKGFGFITPDGGGDDLFAHFSEIKVQGFKSLAENQKVSFDITTGPKGKQAANIQIIG, via the coding sequence ATGGCAACTGGTACTGTTAAGTGGTTCAACGACACCAAAGGCTTTGGCTTCATTACTCCGGATGGCGGCGGTGACGATCTGTTCGCCCACTTCTCTGAAATCAAAGTACAAGGTTTCAAGTCCCTGGCCGAGAACCAGAAGGTGTCTTTCGACATCACTACTGGTCCGAAGGGCAAGCAAGCTGCAAACATTCAGATCATCGGCTAA
- a CDS encoding efflux RND transporter permease subunit, translating to MLQFFIDRPIFSTVLSVLILIAGVSSLTQLPVEQYPNVVPPQVVVQANYPGASAQVIADTVAAPLEQAINGVDDMLYMESFSGDSGAMQLTIYFRIGTDPDQATIDVNNRVQRATARLPQEVRDLGVQVQARSTSILQVITLSSENDQIDTLDIGNFALLNVIDELVRLPGVGNAALFGAQDYSMRIWLRPDKLAEYNLTPSDVAAALREQNAQFAAGRIGAEPSPPGQAFTYSVSTPGRMVTPEDFERIILRSDAEGRTLRLGDVARAELGAQSYDFTANYNAKAAVPIGIYLQPGANALDTASAVHAAMADMSQRFPGDLVYDIPYDTTLFIEVSIREVIITLIQALALVVLVTFLFLQHMKATLIPLVAIPVSLVGTFAGMAVLGFSINLLTLFGLILAIGVVVDNAIIVMENAERLIKEEGLSSYQAASKTMKQVAGAVLGSTLVLVAVFAPVAFLGGLSGELYRQFAVTIAVSVAISGIVALTLTPAMCALLLDRAETEPSPAFAWFNNGFDWLTNSFTGVVGWMLRHVLISLLLFIVLIGTTLFLLGRMGSGLVPQEDQGSLLTVYQLPPVSALARTEVVRDELSRKVIAMDEVRGMTAFAGFDILNRGLRTNMGVAFVSLNDWSERTRPEQSAQGIARRITGLGMAIQEANVFAFVPPPINGLSLTGGVEGYLQLRGDSDPVRLKAEADRLLAAARQRPELANVRIAVDVGVPRYNAVVDWDKAKAMDVSINDIFTTMRSTFGALYVNDFTLQGRNWQVNLQSEGEFRSHPDDLRKVFVRSGSGELVPLNSVVNLERTQGIDSVSRFNLYPAAKLTADPAPGYNTASALAAMQELGNEALSEQGLLGWTGEAYQLLEAASSGAIAFGLGIVMVFLILAAQYERWSLPLAVATAIPFGVFGAIVASMLRGFPNDIYFQVGLLVLIGLAAKNAILIVEFAAQNRKQGMTPFDAALTAAQQRFRAIMMTALTFIIGSLPLAFSTGAGAVSRQEIGTVVVGGMLAASTLALIFVPVFYMVLEQRGFRREPKVEAEQRPV from the coding sequence ATGCTGCAATTCTTCATTGATCGGCCGATCTTTTCCACGGTTCTGTCGGTATTGATCCTGATTGCCGGTGTTTCTTCCCTAACCCAGTTGCCGGTTGAGCAGTACCCCAACGTGGTACCGCCACAGGTGGTGGTACAGGCCAACTACCCTGGCGCCAGTGCCCAGGTAATTGCCGATACTGTGGCAGCTCCGTTGGAGCAGGCTATCAACGGGGTCGATGACATGCTCTATATGGAGTCCTTCAGCGGCGACTCCGGAGCCATGCAGCTGACGATTTATTTCCGCATCGGCACGGACCCAGATCAGGCGACCATTGACGTCAACAACCGGGTGCAGCGTGCCACCGCCAGACTGCCGCAGGAGGTGCGGGATCTTGGGGTGCAGGTTCAGGCCCGTTCGACCTCGATTCTGCAGGTAATTACGCTGTCGTCGGAGAACGACCAGATCGACACCCTGGATATCGGCAACTTTGCCTTGCTCAATGTGATCGATGAGCTGGTGCGGCTGCCGGGGGTCGGCAATGCTGCGCTGTTTGGTGCCCAGGACTACTCGATGCGGATCTGGCTGCGCCCCGACAAGCTGGCCGAATACAACCTGACTCCCAGTGACGTGGCCGCCGCCCTGCGCGAACAGAATGCCCAGTTCGCGGCCGGGCGCATCGGCGCCGAGCCGTCCCCACCAGGTCAGGCGTTTACCTACAGCGTCAGCACTCCGGGGCGGATGGTGACCCCGGAAGATTTCGAGCGGATTATTCTGCGCAGCGATGCCGAAGGGCGGACATTGCGTCTGGGTGACGTTGCCCGGGCGGAACTGGGTGCCCAGAGCTACGACTTTACTGCCAACTACAACGCCAAGGCTGCGGTACCGATCGGCATCTACCTGCAGCCTGGAGCCAATGCCCTGGATACCGCCAGCGCTGTGCATGCGGCCATGGCCGACATGTCCCAGCGTTTTCCGGGTGATCTGGTCTACGACATCCCCTATGACACCACGCTGTTCATTGAAGTCTCGATTCGTGAGGTGATCATTACGCTGATCCAGGCGTTGGCGCTGGTGGTGCTGGTGACCTTTCTCTTCCTGCAACACATGAAGGCCACGCTGATTCCACTGGTAGCGATCCCGGTATCGCTGGTCGGCACCTTTGCCGGTATGGCGGTGTTGGGGTTTTCGATCAATCTGCTGACCCTGTTCGGTCTGATTCTGGCTATCGGTGTGGTGGTGGACAACGCCATCATCGTGATGGAGAACGCCGAGCGGCTGATCAAGGAGGAGGGGCTTTCCAGTTATCAGGCCGCCAGCAAGACCATGAAGCAGGTGGCTGGCGCGGTACTGGGCTCGACCCTGGTGCTGGTGGCGGTATTCGCACCAGTGGCCTTCCTGGGTGGCCTGAGTGGTGAGTTGTATCGTCAGTTTGCGGTGACCATTGCAGTATCGGTGGCCATTTCCGGGATAGTGGCGCTGACCTTGACGCCGGCCATGTGTGCGCTGCTGCTCGACCGGGCTGAAACCGAGCCGTCACCGGCCTTTGCCTGGTTCAATAACGGATTTGACTGGCTGACCAACAGCTTTACCGGGGTGGTCGGCTGGATGCTACGGCATGTACTGATCAGCTTGCTGCTGTTCATCGTGCTGATCGGCACCACGCTCTTTCTGCTGGGACGCATGGGGAGCGGTCTGGTTCCTCAGGAAGATCAGGGCTCACTGCTGACCGTTTACCAGTTGCCTCCGGTCTCAGCCCTGGCTCGTACTGAAGTCGTGCGTGATGAATTGAGCCGCAAGGTGATAGCCATGGATGAGGTTCGTGGCATGACCGCTTTCGCCGGGTTCGACATCCTCAATCGTGGCTTGCGAACCAATATGGGCGTGGCCTTTGTGTCACTCAATGACTGGTCGGAACGAACCCGCCCGGAGCAGAGTGCTCAGGGCATTGCCCGGCGTATCACGGGCCTTGGTATGGCGATCCAGGAGGCTAACGTGTTTGCCTTTGTACCGCCACCGATCAACGGCCTGTCGCTGACCGGCGGTGTTGAAGGTTATCTGCAACTGCGTGGCGATAGCGATCCGGTCCGGCTCAAGGCAGAAGCTGACCGCTTGCTGGCTGCGGCCCGGCAGCGCCCGGAGCTGGCCAATGTCCGGATTGCCGTAGATGTTGGCGTACCGCGTTACAATGCGGTGGTCGATTGGGACAAGGCCAAGGCCATGGATGTCTCGATCAACGACATTTTCACCACCATGCGCAGTACCTTTGGCGCCCTGTACGTCAACGACTTCACTCTGCAGGGCCGCAACTGGCAGGTAAATCTGCAGTCCGAAGGCGAGTTTCGCAGTCACCCGGACGACCTGCGCAAGGTGTTTGTGCGTTCGGGCAGCGGAGAGCTGGTACCACTCAATAGCGTGGTCAATCTCGAGCGTACCCAGGGTATCGACAGCGTCAGCCGCTTTAATCTATATCCGGCAGCCAAACTCACGGCTGATCCTGCGCCCGGCTACAACACCGCCTCAGCGCTGGCCGCGATGCAGGAGCTTGGCAATGAGGCGCTGAGCGAGCAGGGCTTGCTTGGTTGGACCGGTGAGGCCTATCAGTTGCTGGAAGCCGCATCCTCCGGAGCGATCGCCTTTGGGCTTGGCATTGTTATGGTGTTCCTGATCCTGGCAGCCCAGTATGAGCGCTGGAGCTTGCCCCTGGCTGTGGCTACGGCGATCCCATTCGGGGTATTCGGCGCCATCGTTGCCTCGATGTTGCGCGGTTTCCCCAATGACATCTATTTCCAGGTTGGGCTGCTGGTACTGATTGGCTTGGCGGCCAAGAACGCTATTTTGATCGTCGAATTTGCAGCGCAGAACCGCAAACAGGGCATGACCCCGTTCGATGCGGCGTTGACCGCTGCCCAGCAGCGCTTCCGGGCGATCATGATGACCGCGCTGACCTTCATCATCGGTAGCCTGCCACTGGCCTTCAGTACTGGCGCAGGAGCAGTGAGCCGCCAGGAAATTGGTACCGTGGTGGTGGGCGGCATGTTGGCGGCCAGCACCCTGGCGCTGATTTTCGTGCCGGTGTTCTACATGGTGCTGGAGCAGCGTGGGTTCCGGCGTGAACCTAAGGTTGAAGCGGAACAGCGGCCCGTTTGA
- a CDS encoding TetR/AcrR family transcriptional regulator gives MDSTESKKAADTLRLTIFRAAEAIVSEQGASQLNFTTLSERTKIDEASLQSMFSDREALLTAMIEHRLERFRVRWRAYESVLPDDPMTELKALLLSNLSESTEEKNLDSAILAAAASNPALLQTTSDDVRGLFDILDKSPLGLAQASILFFSVRGYRLFEQIGICPMTDAQRTDFQEQIMKLARTLYEQKNEE, from the coding sequence GTGGATAGCACCGAATCGAAAAAAGCCGCCGACACGCTCAGACTGACCATCTTCCGCGCTGCCGAGGCCATCGTCAGTGAACAAGGCGCCTCGCAACTCAACTTCACCACCCTGAGCGAACGCACCAAGATCGACGAAGCCAGCCTTCAGTCGATGTTTTCCGACCGTGAAGCTCTGCTGACCGCCATGATCGAGCATCGCCTGGAGCGCTTCCGGGTCCGCTGGCGCGCCTATGAAAGCGTCCTGCCGGACGATCCCATGACCGAGCTCAAGGCTTTGCTGCTCAGCAACCTGAGCGAATCAACCGAAGAGAAGAACCTGGACTCAGCCATCCTGGCCGCCGCTGCCAGCAACCCGGCGCTGCTGCAGACAACCTCGGACGACGTTCGCGGGCTGTTTGACATCCTCGACAAGTCACCTCTGGGCCTGGCTCAGGCCAGCATTCTGTTCTTTTCGGTACGTGGCTACCGGCTGTTCGAGCAAATCGGCATCTGCCCGATGACCGACGCCCAGCGTACCGACTTCCAGGAACAGATCATGAAGCTTGCCCGTACCCTGTACGAGCAGAAGAACGAAGAATAA
- the putP gene encoding sodium/proline symporter PutP translates to MTGNTGIVSATFVVYIGVMLALGYIAYKRTTNLSDYILGGRSLGPGTAALSAGASDMSGWLLLGLPGYALAAGYEASWIAIGLLAGTWLNWLIVARRLRVYSHAVNDSLTLPAYFEFRFEDNTRLLRVIAAVFILLFFLFYTSSGLVAAGKLFESTFGFGYEIAVIVGTLAIISYTFFGGFLAVSWTDVIQGLLMAAALVIVPIMALNTMGGWEVAHAAMEAKNPNLLTFFTDVDGNALGFVAIISLLGWGLGYFGQPHVLARFKAVQSDAALPTARRIAVLWTAVCLLAALFIGWIGIGYFGDAGLGDAETVFLALVQALMHPLVAGILLAAVLAAIMSTADSQLLVSSSALAEDFYKALFRRDATQTELVWVGRFAVVGIALLALIFAFNPESTVLGLVSYAWAGFGAAFGPAIILSLFWKRMNRNGALAGIIVGGLTVVIYKQIDTIGLYEIIPGFILATIAIVVVTLLTPAPSKTIEATFDDVSSRF, encoded by the coding sequence ATGACTGGTAACACTGGCATTGTGAGTGCAACCTTCGTGGTGTATATCGGGGTGATGTTGGCCCTCGGCTACATCGCCTACAAACGAACTACCAACCTGTCCGACTATATCCTGGGCGGTCGCTCTCTGGGGCCGGGCACTGCGGCGCTGTCGGCTGGCGCATCGGATATGAGTGGCTGGCTGTTGCTGGGCTTGCCTGGTTACGCGCTGGCTGCCGGTTACGAGGCGAGCTGGATCGCCATTGGCCTGTTGGCCGGTACCTGGCTGAACTGGCTGATCGTGGCCCGGCGACTGCGGGTGTATTCGCATGCGGTCAATGATTCGCTGACCTTGCCGGCATACTTCGAATTCCGCTTTGAAGATAACACCCGCCTGCTGCGGGTGATCGCAGCGGTGTTCATTCTACTTTTCTTCCTGTTCTATACCAGCTCTGGTCTGGTGGCAGCGGGCAAGCTGTTCGAAAGCACGTTCGGTTTCGGCTACGAGATCGCGGTTATCGTCGGCACCCTGGCGATCATTTCCTACACCTTCTTCGGCGGCTTCCTGGCGGTCTCCTGGACCGACGTGATTCAAGGCCTGCTGATGGCCGCCGCGCTGGTGATTGTGCCGATCATGGCGCTCAACACCATGGGTGGCTGGGAAGTCGCGCATGCGGCGATGGAAGCCAAGAATCCCAATCTGCTGACCTTCTTCACAGATGTTGACGGTAACGCACTGGGCTTTGTGGCGATCATCTCGCTGCTGGGTTGGGGGCTGGGCTACTTTGGCCAGCCGCACGTTCTGGCTCGCTTCAAGGCTGTACAGAGCGATGCAGCGCTGCCGACCGCCCGCCGTATCGCAGTCCTCTGGACCGCCGTGTGCCTGTTGGCCGCTCTGTTCATCGGCTGGATTGGGATTGGCTACTTTGGCGACGCTGGCCTCGGTGATGCGGAAACGGTGTTCCTTGCTCTGGTGCAGGCGCTGATGCATCCGCTGGTAGCCGGTATCCTGCTGGCCGCAGTACTGGCGGCGATCATGTCGACCGCTGACTCGCAATTGCTGGTGTCGTCCTCGGCCCTGGCTGAAGACTTCTACAAGGCGTTGTTCCGTCGTGACGCGACCCAGACTGAGCTGGTCTGGGTGGGCCGTTTTGCGGTAGTGGGCATTGCCTTGTTGGCCTTGATCTTCGCCTTCAATCCGGAAAGCACCGTGTTGGGCCTGGTGTCCTACGCCTGGGCTGGTTTCGGTGCGGCCTTCGGCCCGGCCATTATCCTGTCGCTGTTCTGGAAGCGCATGAACCGCAACGGCGCTCTGGCCGGCATCATTGTTGGTGGTCTGACCGTAGTGATTTACAAACAGATCGACACTATTGGGCTGTATGAAATCATTCCGGGCTTCATCCTGGCGACCATCGCCATCGTGGTGGTTACCCTGCTGACTCCGGCACCGTCCAAGACTATCGAGGCGACCTTCGACGACGTCTCCAGCCGCTTCTAA
- a CDS encoding S9 family peptidase — MPPRAQRLAGEDPYAWLEQRDAPEVRAYLEEENRHTEQWLSSHQDCREQLFEEIRGRIRETDLSLPSIWGPWLYYQRTQAGAEYPRYFRCPKPAGDSLQIDEVQESLLLDLNQLAGDGFLQLGDFAISPDHQWLAYSLDRQGDEIYQLYLKHLPSGQVSKLPLERADGSLTWAADSQTLFAVSLDAASRPATLWRLNHEAAPVQVYHEADERFLLHCYRSSSEQWLLLASNSKNTSEVRLLDAHQPDATWQLIAPRRSGHEYHVDHGPDGLLIRSNQPGDNFALYQADPSTPGSEHWQLRVTMDSQRTLEDFHVQLHGLVLSYRDQGLTRLQVLPSHGQPYQVDMPDAVYSLHVQGGEEYPSERIRLRYESLNRPAEIRALNLASSEQQVLRRTPVEGPFDPADYRVERRWATSPDGQRVPISLVGQHASFNAPAPLYLYGYGAYGASMDPWFSHARLSLLERGWLFAIAHVRGGADMGEHWYLDGKLEHKENTFRDFIACAEQLLSDGLSTPAQLVIAGGSAGGLLIGNVINQRPELFAAAVADVPFVDVWNTMNNPDLPLTIGEYEEWGDPSEPEVAARIRGYAPYEQVRAQAYPALWITAGYHDVRVQYWEAAKWAAKLRHMKTDNNPLLLRTQMDAGHGGASGRYQAIREITEEYSFLLSQVPV; from the coding sequence ATGCCACCCCGCGCCCAGCGCCTCGCCGGCGAAGACCCCTACGCCTGGCTCGAACAGCGTGACGCTCCCGAGGTTCGCGCCTACCTCGAGGAAGAAAACCGCCATACTGAACAGTGGCTGAGCAGTCACCAGGACTGCCGCGAGCAACTGTTCGAGGAAATCCGCGGTCGCATCCGTGAAACCGACCTGTCCCTGCCCAGCATCTGGGGCCCCTGGCTGTATTATCAGCGCACCCAGGCCGGAGCCGAATATCCCCGCTACTTCCGATGCCCCAAACCGGCGGGCGACAGCCTGCAAATCGATGAGGTTCAAGAAAGCCTGCTGCTCGATCTGAACCAACTGGCAGGCGATGGATTTCTCCAGCTAGGCGACTTTGCCATCAGCCCCGACCACCAATGGCTAGCCTATAGCCTCGACCGTCAGGGCGACGAAATTTATCAGCTCTATCTCAAACACCTGCCCAGCGGGCAGGTCAGCAAGCTGCCGCTGGAACGAGCGGATGGCAGCCTGACCTGGGCGGCCGACAGTCAAACCCTGTTCGCCGTCAGCCTGGATGCCGCTTCCCGCCCCGCTACCCTGTGGCGCCTGAACCATGAAGCCGCACCAGTACAGGTCTATCACGAAGCCGATGAACGCTTTCTGCTGCATTGCTACCGCAGCAGCTCCGAACAATGGCTGCTGCTGGCCAGCAACAGCAAAAACACCAGTGAAGTAAGACTGCTCGATGCTCATCAACCTGATGCCACCTGGCAATTGATCGCCCCGCGTCGCAGCGGCCATGAGTACCATGTCGACCATGGCCCGGACGGCTTGCTGATTCGCAGCAACCAACCCGGCGACAACTTTGCCCTATATCAGGCCGACCCATCTACTCCTGGTTCAGAGCACTGGCAACTGCGAGTCACCATGGACAGCCAGCGCACCCTGGAAGATTTTCACGTCCAGTTGCATGGTCTGGTGCTGAGCTACCGCGACCAGGGCCTGACCCGGCTGCAGGTCTTGCCCAGCCACGGCCAGCCCTACCAGGTTGACATGCCCGACGCGGTCTATAGCCTGCATGTCCAGGGCGGCGAGGAATATCCCAGCGAGCGTATCCGGCTGCGCTATGAATCACTCAACCGCCCGGCCGAGATCCGGGCTCTGAATCTGGCCAGCAGTGAACAGCAGGTTCTGCGCAGGACCCCGGTGGAAGGCCCATTCGATCCAGCCGACTATCGGGTCGAACGGCGCTGGGCTACAAGCCCTGATGGCCAGCGCGTCCCCATCAGTCTGGTCGGCCAGCATGCCAGCTTTAACGCTCCTGCCCCGCTCTACCTGTATGGCTATGGCGCCTATGGCGCAAGCATGGACCCGTGGTTCTCCCACGCGCGCCTGTCACTACTGGAACGCGGCTGGCTGTTCGCGATTGCCCATGTGCGTGGTGGCGCCGACATGGGCGAGCACTGGTATCTGGATGGCAAGCTTGAGCACAAGGAAAACACCTTCAGGGATTTTATCGCTTGCGCTGAACAACTGCTCAGCGATGGCCTGAGCACACCTGCTCAACTGGTGATTGCCGGTGGCAGCGCCGGCGGCCTGCTGATTGGTAACGTGATCAACCAGCGTCCCGAGCTTTTCGCCGCCGCCGTCGCCGATGTGCCCTTCGTGGATGTCTGGAACACCATGAACAACCCCGACCTGCCATTGACCATCGGCGAGTACGAGGAATGGGGCGACCCGTCCGAGCCCGAGGTGGCGGCCCGCATCCGTGGCTACGCACCCTATGAACAGGTACGCGCCCAGGCCTACCCGGCCCTCTGGATCACCGCCGGCTATCATGACGTGCGCGTACAGTACTGGGAAGCCGCCAAGTGGGCAGCCAAACTGCGGCATATGAAAACCGACAATAATCCACTGCTGCTACGCACTCAAATGGATGCAGGCCATGGCGGGGCCAGCGGGCGCTACCAGGCGATCCGGGAAATCACCGAGGAGTACAGTTTCCTGCTTAGTCAGGTTCCCGTTTGA
- the aceK gene encoding bifunctional isocitrate dehydrogenase kinase/phosphatase has translation MPYSPETLAQTILDSFDDYRRQFRDITEGARTRFEQARWNDIQDASTQRINLYEECVHNTADTLRANAEVSGIMDAERWPAIRQAYIPLIDQRFDDELAETWFNSIFCALHHHDQISDRTMFVHSSRPLTRPPSRIALTRGFISDGSLDALVRQIQDEYAFDAPWADPDADRHMIVEKLRQGLPDWAQQDRGLTLELVQSVFYRNKGAYLVGRVLSQGEQWPFVLPLVHREHEGIAVDTLITDESEVSIIFSFTRSYFMVDAPVPSEMVAFLKRLLPGKHIAELYTAIGFYKQGKSEFYRALIDHLANSDDRFIMAPGVRGMVMSVFTLPGFNTVFKIIKDRFAPSKNIDRATVIDKYRLVKRHDRVGRMADTQEFADFRFPRERFDPECLAELLEVAPSTVVEEGDTILIRHCWTERRMTPLNIYLEHASESQTREALFDYGQSIKELAAANIFPGDMLLKNFGVTRHGRVVFYDYDEISYLTEVNFRHIPEPMYPEQELSSEPWYSVGPNDVFPEEFPVFLFADIGHRRLFASMHGDLFDADYWKGLQARIQAGQVLDVYPYRRQRMEA, from the coding sequence CCTGGCTCAGACCATTCTCGACAGTTTCGACGATTACCGCCGTCAGTTTCGCGACATCACCGAAGGCGCCCGGACCCGGTTTGAACAGGCTCGCTGGAACGACATCCAGGACGCCTCAACTCAACGGATCAACCTGTACGAAGAGTGCGTTCACAATACTGCCGACACCCTGCGGGCTAATGCCGAGGTCAGTGGCATCATGGACGCCGAGCGCTGGCCGGCGATCCGCCAGGCTTACATTCCGCTGATCGACCAACGCTTCGATGACGAGTTGGCTGAGACCTGGTTCAACTCGATTTTCTGCGCGCTGCATCACCATGACCAGATCAGCGACCGGACCATGTTCGTCCATAGCTCCCGCCCGCTGACCAGGCCGCCGTCACGCATCGCCCTGACCCGCGGGTTCATTTCCGATGGCTCACTGGATGCCCTGGTCCGGCAGATACAGGATGAATACGCCTTTGATGCGCCATGGGCCGACCCGGATGCGGATCGCCACATGATTGTCGAGAAGCTGCGCCAGGGGCTGCCTGACTGGGCCCAGCAGGATCGCGGTCTGACACTGGAGCTGGTGCAGTCAGTATTCTACCGCAACAAGGGCGCCTATCTGGTCGGTCGGGTCCTGAGCCAGGGCGAACAATGGCCGTTCGTACTGCCGCTGGTACACCGCGAGCATGAAGGTATTGCCGTCGACACCCTGATCACCGACGAATCCGAGGTGTCGATCATTTTCTCCTTCACGCGCTCCTACTTCATGGTCGATGCACCGGTGCCGAGCGAGATGGTCGCCTTCCTCAAGCGCCTGCTGCCGGGCAAACACATCGCCGAGCTCTATACCGCCATTGGCTTCTACAAACAGGGAAAGTCGGAGTTTTACCGCGCACTGATCGACCACCTGGCCAACAGCGACGACCGTTTCATCATGGCCCCTGGCGTGCGCGGCATGGTCATGAGCGTATTCACCCTGCCCGGCTTCAACACCGTCTTCAAGATCATCAAGGATCGCTTTGCGCCATCGAAAAATATCGATCGCGCTACTGTCATCGACAAATACCGCCTGGTGAAACGCCACGACCGGGTCGGGCGAATGGCCGACACCCAGGAATTCGCCGATTTCCGCTTCCCTCGCGAGCGCTTCGACCCCGAATGCCTGGCCGAACTGCTGGAAGTGGCGCCCAGCACGGTGGTCGAGGAAGGTGACACCATTCTGATCCGCCACTGCTGGACCGAACGGCGCATGACCCCGTTGAACATCTATCTGGAACACGCCAGTGAAAGCCAGACCCGCGAAGCCCTGTTCGATTACGGCCAGTCGATCAAGGAACTGGCAGCCGCCAACATCTTTCCCGGCGACATGCTGCTGAAAAACTTCGGTGTCACTCGCCACGGCCGTGTAGTGTTCTACGACTACGACGAGATCAGCTACCTGACCGAAGTGAACTTCAGACATATTCCCGAGCCCATGTATCCCGAGCAGGAACTGTCATCAGAGCCTTGGTATTCGGTAGGCCCCAACGACGTGTTCCCCGAAGAGTTTCCAGTCTTTCTGTTCGCCGACATTGGCCACCGCAGGCTGTTTGCTTCGATGCATGGCGACCTGTTCGACGCCGATTATTGGAAAGGCCTGCAAGCCCGGATCCAGGCCGGTCAGGTACTGGATGTCTATCCGTATCGACGCCAGCGGATGGAGGCCTGA
- a CDS encoding efflux RND transporter periplasmic adaptor subunit, producing the protein MTTRTLPHLLAAVGLAILGVLVQGCSSGEGNNASMSRPAPVVTVKAVSPDSAELVQEYPARVRGAREVEVRARVSGILLERAYQEGERVEQGDLLFRIDPAPMQLQVKQAQAAQANARAELLQAQRDWARAEQLFGRGVISTSERDRARSQLDFAEAGMAQAEARLDEAELNLSYTEVRAPVSGATSLEVQPEGSLIELGSLMTTLVQQDPVHVIFALPERDLAIQRAAGLDGNGRGQQVALELPDGSDYSLSGRVDFTSNRIDPATGTITLRAVFDNPQLQLIPGQFVRVRVVLSTFSDEILIPADALGASPEGPSVFVVDQELKVERRAVRLGPVIGDRQIISAGLEAGERVVVNGHVGLQPGMQVRLAGQGEG; encoded by the coding sequence ATGACAACACGAACTTTGCCCCATTTACTGGCTGCTGTCGGGCTGGCTATTCTGGGTGTGCTGGTGCAGGGCTGTTCATCCGGTGAAGGCAATAACGCCAGCATGTCACGTCCGGCGCCAGTGGTGACCGTGAAGGCCGTCAGCCCGGATAGCGCCGAGCTGGTTCAGGAGTATCCCGCCAGGGTGCGTGGTGCGCGTGAAGTTGAAGTGCGTGCCCGGGTATCCGGTATTCTGCTTGAGCGGGCCTATCAGGAGGGGGAACGGGTCGAACAGGGGGATCTGCTGTTTCGTATCGACCCGGCTCCGATGCAGTTACAGGTCAAACAGGCTCAGGCCGCCCAGGCCAATGCACGGGCCGAACTCTTGCAGGCCCAGCGTGACTGGGCGCGGGCTGAGCAGTTGTTTGGGCGCGGGGTGATCAGCACCAGTGAGCGCGATCGGGCTCGCTCCCAACTGGATTTCGCTGAAGCAGGTATGGCCCAGGCCGAAGCCCGGCTCGATGAGGCGGAACTGAATCTGTCCTATACCGAAGTACGAGCTCCGGTGTCCGGGGCAACCAGCCTGGAGGTGCAGCCCGAGGGCAGCCTGATTGAGCTGGGCAGCCTGATGACCACGCTGGTGCAACAGGATCCGGTGCATGTGATTTTTGCGTTACCGGAGCGAGATCTGGCCATCCAGCGGGCCGCCGGCCTGGATGGCAATGGCCGCGGGCAGCAGGTTGCGCTGGAGTTACCCGACGGCTCTGACTACAGCCTGAGCGGGCGAGTGGATTTCACTTCAAACCGGATTGACCCGGCAACCGGGACCATTACCTTGCGGGCGGTCTTCGACAACCCCCAACTGCAGCTGATCCCAGGTCAATTCGTCCGGGTCCGGGTAGTGCTCAGTACATTCAGTGATGAAATCCTGATTCCTGCCGATGCTCTGGGGGCCAGCCCCGAGGGGCCGTCGGTGTTTGTCGTCGATCAGGAGCTGAAGGTCGAGCGTCGGGCTGTACGATTGGGGCCGGTGATCGGTGACCGGCAGATCATCAGTGCCGGTCTTGAAGCCGGCGAGCGGGTGGTTGTCAACGGCCATGTTGGCCTGCAACCGGGTATGCAGGTGCGGTTGGCTGGCCAGGGAGAGGGCTGA